A window from Myxococcus fulvus encodes these proteins:
- a CDS encoding DUF6999 family protein produces the protein MDPVEQLINQPHDPRDPDPWVAMFLDRSLPMNERTKAALLVDQRSRSRQFLLPVMRPVARLSIILFQVVKLFIPNRFTSSKLLHRLLAWGLKVWVSPEANFLILRHFHVGSEILDFIARNAKELNVPTQPIRPTNLEHVKDEIFLQHDLNLFNFVIRLNQALREQGRTLAPPAQLDFSGISDEFPLEPLPHRWTNFLDLQSAIEVFTPVYQLFLTDRDFWRASNSLQLDETIAIYVATLMQAPGLVALVNNRHPLVPLSTMRAGFRLVLHGLSAESMHAFLVECKHGRMPQLARIVAPGLRAPSPEAA, from the coding sequence ATGGACCCCGTCGAGCAACTGATCAACCAGCCGCACGACCCCAGGGACCCCGACCCCTGGGTCGCGATGTTCCTGGACCGCAGCCTGCCGATGAACGAGCGCACCAAGGCGGCGCTGCTCGTGGACCAGCGCTCGCGCTCGCGTCAGTTCCTCCTGCCCGTCATGCGCCCCGTGGCGCGGCTCTCCATCATCCTCTTCCAGGTGGTGAAGCTCTTCATCCCCAACCGCTTCACCTCGTCGAAGCTGCTGCACCGGCTGCTCGCGTGGGGGCTCAAGGTGTGGGTCAGCCCGGAGGCGAACTTCCTCATCCTCCGGCACTTCCACGTCGGCTCGGAGATTCTCGACTTCATCGCGCGCAACGCGAAGGAGCTGAACGTCCCCACCCAGCCCATCCGTCCGACGAACCTGGAGCACGTGAAGGACGAAATCTTCCTCCAGCACGACCTCAACCTCTTCAACTTCGTCATCCGGTTGAACCAGGCGCTGCGAGAGCAGGGACGCACGCTGGCGCCGCCGGCCCAGCTGGACTTCAGCGGCATCTCCGACGAGTTCCCGCTGGAGCCCCTGCCCCATCGCTGGACGAACTTCCTGGACCTCCAGTCGGCGATTGAAGTCTTCACGCCGGTGTACCAGCTGTTCCTCACGGACCGGGACTTCTGGCGGGCGAGCAACTCGCTGCAGCTCGACGAGACCATCGCCATCTACGTGGCCACGCTGATGCAGGCCCCGGGGCTGGTCGCGCTGGTGAACAACCGTCATCCGCTGGTGCCGCTGTCGACGATGCGCGCGGGCTTCCGGCTGGTGCTGCACGGCCTGTCCGCGGAGTCGATGCACGCGTTCCTGGTGGAGTGCAAACACGGGCGG
- a CDS encoding StlD/DarB family beta-ketosynthase — protein sequence MAHDVFITSLGKFLPGEPITNDQMEDYLGKVRGKPSRARARVLSQNGITQRHYAIDREQRTVLRNWDLAVNAIQDALSRSPITLGEMDLLVTATTQGDLVLPGFASQVHRALGGPACEVASLHGICSSGMQALRAAALQVSGGEAKKAVVCASELVSRLLKARHYEEVTADDSVPFEAEFLRWMLSDGAAAAVVQDRPHPTRLSLKVEWMDIRSHANRHELNMYVGARYTPETGFGPTWLDQPSVTEAAAQGAFNIKQDIRRLESLVALGVDGFFALMDQGLLRPDEVDWFCIHYSSHYFKKPIVDLLGRGGVRIPEEKWFTNLSTRGNTGCASIFLMLEELVNEGRARPGQRIYCMVPESGGFITCHALLTVVGPERTATPSLETTDELGPLPLSPREGGEPVREQLVRELTHVWVDFESRLQQVPILDKLRRGVFTVEDYRELLINMRQQVVEGSRWIARAASSITAEHLALRSSFIRHARDEHRDYEMLERHYVSVGGTHEAITRAPKNIGSEALSAWMFHRAGQENPFDLLGAMFIIEGLGSRVARRWGTAIREQLRLEDEQVKFFLYHGDNDATHLDRLDGALGSGILTPELAARIVKTAKVTARLYLLQLEELGNV from the coding sequence TACCTCGGCAAGGTCCGGGGCAAGCCCTCGCGGGCCCGCGCTCGCGTCCTCTCCCAGAACGGCATCACCCAGCGCCACTACGCCATCGACCGCGAGCAGCGCACGGTGCTGCGCAACTGGGACCTCGCGGTGAACGCCATCCAGGATGCGCTGTCGCGCTCGCCCATCACCCTGGGGGAGATGGATCTGCTCGTCACGGCGACCACCCAGGGAGACCTGGTGCTGCCGGGCTTCGCCAGCCAGGTGCACCGCGCGCTGGGAGGCCCCGCGTGTGAGGTGGCATCGCTGCACGGCATCTGCTCCAGCGGCATGCAGGCCCTGCGCGCGGCGGCGCTCCAGGTCTCCGGCGGAGAGGCGAAGAAGGCCGTCGTCTGCGCCAGCGAGCTGGTGAGCCGGCTGCTCAAGGCGCGCCACTACGAGGAGGTGACAGCGGACGACAGCGTGCCCTTCGAGGCGGAGTTCCTGCGCTGGATGCTCTCGGATGGAGCGGCCGCCGCCGTGGTGCAGGACCGGCCCCACCCCACCCGGCTCAGCCTGAAGGTGGAGTGGATGGACATCCGCTCGCACGCCAACCGACATGAGCTGAACATGTACGTGGGCGCCCGCTACACGCCCGAGACGGGCTTCGGGCCCACCTGGCTCGACCAGCCCAGCGTCACCGAGGCGGCGGCGCAGGGCGCCTTCAACATCAAGCAAGACATCCGCCGGCTGGAGTCACTCGTCGCGCTGGGCGTGGACGGCTTCTTCGCGCTGATGGACCAGGGGCTGCTGCGTCCGGACGAGGTCGACTGGTTCTGCATCCACTACTCGTCCCACTACTTCAAGAAGCCCATCGTCGACCTGCTGGGCCGGGGCGGCGTGCGCATCCCCGAGGAGAAGTGGTTCACCAACCTCTCCACGCGCGGCAACACGGGCTGCGCCTCCATCTTCCTCATGCTGGAGGAGCTGGTGAACGAGGGCCGCGCGCGTCCGGGCCAGCGCATCTACTGCATGGTCCCCGAGAGCGGCGGCTTCATCACCTGCCACGCCCTGCTCACCGTCGTGGGACCCGAGCGCACCGCCACGCCCTCGCTCGAGACCACCGACGAGCTCGGCCCGTTGCCGCTGAGCCCCCGCGAGGGCGGTGAGCCGGTGCGCGAGCAACTGGTGCGCGAGCTGACGCACGTCTGGGTGGACTTCGAGTCCAGGCTCCAGCAGGTGCCGATTCTCGACAAGCTGCGCCGAGGAGTCTTCACGGTGGAGGACTACCGCGAGCTGCTCATCAACATGCGGCAGCAGGTGGTGGAGGGCTCGCGCTGGATTGCGCGCGCCGCGTCCAGCATCACCGCCGAGCACCTGGCTTTGCGCTCCTCGTTCATCCGTCACGCGCGCGACGAGCACCGCGACTACGAGATGCTGGAGCGGCACTACGTCTCCGTGGGAGGCACGCACGAGGCCATCACCCGCGCGCCGAAGAACATCGGCAGCGAGGCCCTGTCGGCGTGGATGTTCCACCGCGCCGGTCAGGAGAACCCGTTCGACCTGCTGGGGGCCATGTTCATCATCGAGGGCCTGGGCAGCCGCGTGGCCCGGCGCTGGGGCACGGCCATCCGCGAGCAGCTCCGCCTGGAGGACGAGCAGGTGAAGTTCTTCCTCTACCACGGCGACAACGACGCCACGCACCTGGACCGGCTGGACGGAGCGCTGGGCTCGGGCATCCTCACGCCGGAGCTGGCGGCGCGCATCGTCAAGACGGCGAAGGTGACGGCGCGCCTGTACCTGCTCCAGCTGGAGGAGCTGGGAAATGTCTGA